Within the Pseudomonas oryzae genome, the region GCCAGCCTGCTCAAGCGCGACGCCGGCCTGCGCATCGCCATCGTCGAACCGCGCGACCAGCACTACTACCAGCCGGGCTGGACCCTGGTCGGTGCCGGGGTGTTCGACCGCGCGCGCACCGAGCGCGACATGGCCCGCTGCATCCCCGCCAAGGCGCAGTGGATCCGCGCCGCCGCGACGGCCTTCGAGCCGGAGCAGCAGCAGGTGGTGCTGGAGGACGGCAGCCGCCTCGGCTACCGGGCGCTGATCGTCTGCCCGGGGCTGAGCCTCAACTGGGATGCCATCGAGGGCGCCCGCGAGACCCTCGGCCGCAACGGCGTCTCCAGCAACTACGTGTTCGAACTGGCGCCCTACACCTGGCAGCAGGTGCAGGCCCTGCGCGGCGGCCGCGCACTGTTCACCCAGCCGCCGATGCCGATCAAGTGCGCCGGCGCACCGCAGAAGGCCATGTACCTGTCCTGCGACCACTGGCTGAAACAGGGCGTGCTGGGCAACATCCAGGTCGACTTCTGCTCGGCCGGCGCGGTGCTGTTCGGCGTCGCCGACTTCGTGCCGCCGCTGATGCAGTACGTCGAGCGCTACGGCGCCCACCTCCACTTCAACGAGACGCTGGTCAAGGTCGACGGCGAGGCGCACAAGGCCTGGTTCAAGGTCGCTGGCAGCGACGGCAGCAGCAGCCTGGTCGAGCGCGAGTTCGACTTCCTGCACATGGTGCCGCCGCAGCGCGCCCCGGAATTCATCCGCCAGAGCCCGCTGGCCAACGCCGATGGCTGGGTCGAGGCCGACCACGAGACCCTGCGCCATCCGCGCTACGGCAACATCTTCAGCCTCGGCGACGTGTGCGCCGCGCCCAATGCCAAGACCGCCGCGGCGGTGCGCAAGCAGGCGCCGGTGGTGGCCGAGAACGTCCACGGCGTGCTCGCCGGACGCGGTCCGCGGGCGATCTACGACGGCTACGGCTCCTGCCCGCTGACCGTCGAGCGCGGCAAGGTGATCCTCGCCGAGTTCGGCTACGGCGGCAAACTGCTGCCCAGCTTCCCTCTCGACCCGCGGGTACCGCGCCGCCTGGCCTGGGACCTGAAGACCAAGTGGATGCCCAGCATCTACTTCGACCTGATGCTCAAGGGCCACGAGTGGCTGGCCGAGCCGAAGCACCTGGACTTCGAACCACGCCCGGTGGAATCGCCCGCCGCCTGCGACTTTACCCAGGAGAAGAAGTGATGAACGAGCGGCTCGCCCGCTTCCTGCCGTGCCTGGAGTGGGCACGGCACTACGACCGCGAGGCAGCGGGCAAGGATGCCCTGGCCGCGCTGATCGTCACCCTGATGCTGATCCCGCAGAGCCTGGCCTACGCCATGCTCGCCGGGCTGCCGCCGGTCAACGGCCTGTACGCCAGCATCCTGCCACTGGTGGCCTACGCCCTGTTCGGCACCAGTCGTACCCTGGCGGTCGGCCCGGTGGCGGTGGTCTCGCTGATGACCGCCGCCGCGCTCGGCCCTCTGTTCGCCACGGGCAGCGCCGAATACGCCGGCGCCACCCTGCTGCTGGCCCTGCTCTCCGGTGTCCTGCTGCTGGCAATGGCGCTGCTGCGCCTGGGTTTTCTCGCCAACTTCCTCAGCCACCCGGTGATCTCCGGCTTCATCAGCGCCTCGGGCCTGCTCATCGCCCTCGGCCAGCTCAAGCACATCCTCGGCATCAGGATCGAGGGCGAAACCGCGCCGCAACTGCTTCACGGCCTGTATGGCGGCCTGCCCGCCACCCACCTGCCGACCCTGGCGATCGGCGGCGTGAGCGTGGTGTTCCTGTTCCTGGTGCGTAGCAGGCTCAGCGGCTGGCTGCAGGCCGCCGGCTTCACCCCACGCCTGGCCGGCCATCTGGCCAAGACCGGCCCGGTGGTCGCCCTGCTGGCCTCGGTACTGGTGGTCAGTCTGTTCGATCTGGCCAGCGCCGGCGTGCGCGTGGTCGG harbors:
- a CDS encoding bifunctional protein tyrosine phosphatase family protein/NAD(P)/FAD-dependent oxidoreductase, with the protein product MQPIKRLTPFIAVAGQLEPADMGALAASGYRCVINNRPDDEGEGQPSSATLRTAAEASGLEYHHLPVVSGQITDEDVSAFRELLDQVRGPVLAFCRTGTRSTTLWALAEAHHLHPEALLATAKEAGYELAALQPRLKQRWQTLPNRPQPAAAYAHTPRYDVLVIGGGAAGCAVTASLLKRDAGLRIAIVEPRDQHYYQPGWTLVGAGVFDRARTERDMARCIPAKAQWIRAAATAFEPEQQQVVLEDGSRLGYRALIVCPGLSLNWDAIEGARETLGRNGVSSNYVFELAPYTWQQVQALRGGRALFTQPPMPIKCAGAPQKAMYLSCDHWLKQGVLGNIQVDFCSAGAVLFGVADFVPPLMQYVERYGAHLHFNETLVKVDGEAHKAWFKVAGSDGSSSLVEREFDFLHMVPPQRAPEFIRQSPLANADGWVEADHETLRHPRYGNIFSLGDVCAAPNAKTAAAVRKQAPVVAENVHGVLAGRGPRAIYDGYGSCPLTVERGKVILAEFGYGGKLLPSFPLDPRVPRRLAWDLKTKWMPSIYFDLMLKGHEWLAEPKHLDFEPRPVESPAACDFTQEKK